A stretch of Porites lutea chromosome 5, jaPorLute2.1, whole genome shotgun sequence DNA encodes these proteins:
- the LOC140937464 gene encoding L-threonine ammonia-lyase-like: MSLLSADVILRAADRIKPFVRRTPLEISYWLSEEGNARVYVKLESEQTTGSFKLRGAFNKLLCLKESNDNSFLSKGIITASTGNHGAATAYAANKVGVPVTIYVPQTTSPAKIKAVKQLGGSVSFHGEDCVEAEVKARSVSKERNIHYMSPYNDLVVVSGQGTIGVEIFQDLPDVDAVFVAVGGGGLIGGIATYLKAVKPTVKIIGCQPSQSAVMSASVQAGKILDLPSGNTLSDGTAGGVEEDSVTFDLCKSLVDEWILVTEEEISKAVYLFMENHHKIVEGAAGVALAAFLKEHEKFRGQNAVIISCGANISMDKLKDVILQWA; encoded by the exons ATGTCTTTACTGTCAGCCGACGTTATTCTACGTGCAGCTGATCGAATAAAGCCTTTCGTCAGAAGAACCCCTTTAGAAATTTCTTACTGGCTTAGTGAAGAAGGAAACGCAAGGGTATATGTAAAACTAG AGAGTGAGCAAACAACAGGTTCCTTCAAACTCAGAGGAGCTTTTAACAAACTTCTCTGTCTCAAAGAATCAAATGACAATTCATTTCTAAGCAAAGGGATCATAACAGCCTCCACTGGAAATCATGGAGCAGCCACT GCATATGCTGCTAATAAAGTTGGTGTTCCTGTTACAATATACGTTCCCCAGACCACTTCTCCTGCCAAGATTAAGGCTGTGAAACAGCTTGGTGGGTCTGTGAGCTTTCATGGAGAGGACTGTGTTGAAGCCGAAGTGAAAGCAAGGTCTGTCTCTAAG GAAAGAAATATACATTATATGTCTCCTTATAATGACCTAGTTGTTGTTTCTGGACAAGGAACCATTGG GGTGGAGATTTTTCAAGATTTGCCAGATGTTGATGCAGTTTTTGTTGCCGTTGGTGGAGGGGGGCTGATAGGAGGTATAGCTACTTATCTGAAGGCTGTTAAACCCACAGTTAAG ATTATTGGCTGTCAGCCGTCTCAGTCTGCCGTGATGTCAGCATCCGTGCAGGCGGGGAAAATTTTGGATCTGCCATCAGGCAACACGCTTTCAGACGGTACGGCTGGTGGAGTGGAGGAAGACTCG GTGACGTTTGATCTTTGCAAATCTCTCGTTGATGAGTGGATTCTGGTAACAGAGGAGGAAATTAGCAAAGCTGTGTACCTGTTCATGGAAAATCACCATAAG ATTGTCGAAGGAGCGGCAGGAGTGGCCTTAgcagcatttttgaaagaacaCGAGAAATTCAGAGGGCAAAACGCGGTGATAATTTCTTGCGGAGCAAACATAAGTATGGACAAATTAAAGGACGTAATTTTACAGTGGGCATAA
- the LOC140938526 gene encoding thiol S-methyltransferase TMT1A-like, whose product MESWSPIFILTVSIVVVVIGTTISRIIKLIISSSWYKRKYAERQQRWTELTALVFEPLKRKLFADLDENLKRLNGDVLEIGIGSGQNFHHYPTGTALIAVDPNPHVEKLLKENLRKAGDRIKLKRFVAVSAEDMSYKERIGVEDNSVAAVVCTKLFCSLTDDQAKKVVREVKRVLIPGGRFYFMEHVAGKPWTLQYVLQQLVSKSHFWPTTHNGCRCDRETLLWIEHGGFTKVWSEKSWPEWKLFAERASYDCFTRFKLFLINSMLIGFAEKGQCTEERKKEL is encoded by the exons ATGGAGTCGTGGTCCCCAATATTTATCCTCACCGTTTCTATTGTTGTGGTGGTCATTGGAACGACCATAAGTAGAATCATAAAGCTGATAATATCCTCTAGTTGGTACAAAAGGAAATACGCCGAAAGACAACAGCGTTGGACTGAATTAACCGCCCTGGTCTTCGAGCCCTTGAAGCGAAAACTCTTCGCAGATCTCGATGAAAATCTTAAAAGACTCAACGGCGACGTTTTAGAAATTGGCATCGGTTCAGGGCAAAACTTCCATCATTATCCTACAGGTACAGCGCTAATAGCTGTTGATCCTAATCCACATGTGGAAAAACTTCTAAAGGAGAACTTGAGGAAAGCAGGTGACAGGATAAAATTGAAGAGATTTGTCGCTGTTTCAGCCGAGGACATGAGTTACAAGGAGCGGATCGGTGTAGAAGATAATTCTGTTGCTGCTGTGGTTTGCACGAAGCTTTTCTGTTCCCTAACTGATGACCAAGCAAAGAAAGTTGTCCGAGAAGTAAAGAGAGTTTTGATACCT gGTGGACGATTTTATTTTATGGAACATGTGGCAG gaaaaccttgGACACTCCAATATGTCCTTCAACAGCTCGTATCCAAATCACATTTTTGGCCCACCACACACAATGGATGCCGCTGTGACCGAGAAACTCTATTATGGATAGAACATGGTGGATTCACCAAGGTGTGGTCCGAAAAAAGCTGGCCTGAATGGAAGCTCTTTGCCGAGAGAGCTTCATATGATTGCTTTACAAGATTTAAATTGTTTCTTATAAATTCTATGCTCATTGGTTTTGCAGAGAAAGGACAATGTACtgaagagagaaagaaagaactGTAG
- the LOC140937329 gene encoding adenosine receptor A2a-like, producing MNINLASIIAAMAIKVLLSIFGTLGNLLVLLVILTNFRLASASNLLLANLASVDLLCLAFVTPGGIYRTFCRELVLCHASDAFVLVHGGIVQFVVAASASSLFAIAVDRFIAISLPFKYTTLMKKTRAFYCILLSWLISASVAFIFVYLQFFYVQSIYCILMILVTVSLYVHIFVFALKKERQIAALQVSNIKRGTNFLHERKSTKTMAIILGVFIAAWVPAVAFYATVPSHDPQFLNIQNWINVIYFLNAALNPFIYGVRSSHFRKRVKLLIKTTMTRFRL from the coding sequence ATGAACATTAACCTGGCATCTATAATAGCGGCCATGGCAATCAAGGTCCTTTTAAGCATATTTGGAACACTTGGAAATCTTCTTGTACTTCTGGTTATTTTGACCAACTTTCGCCTAGCCTCGGCATCTAATCTACTCCTCGCAAACCTGGCCTCTGTTGATTTATTGTGCTTGGCTTTTGTAACGCCCGGTGGAATCTACAGAACGTTCTGTAGGGAATTAGTTTTGTGTCATGCGTCGGATGCTTTTGTACTAGTGCATGGCGGGATAGTGCAGTTTGTCGTAGCAGCCTCTGCCTCCAGTTTATTTGCGATCGCGGTTGACAGATTCATCGCTATTTCTTTGCCATTCAAATACACAACGTTAATGAAAAAAACTCGAGCTTTTTATTGCATCCTCTTATCGTGGTTAATAAGTGCGTCTGTAGCTTTTATATTCgtatatttacaatttttctaCGTTCAATCTATTTATTGCATTCTTATGATCTTGGTTACGGTTTCACTTTATGTTCACATCTTTGTGTTTGCCTTGAAAAAGGAAAGACAGATAGCCGCGCTACAAGTGTCAAACATAAAACGAGGAACAAATTTCTTGCACGAGCGAAAGTCGACAAAAACAATGGCGATTATTTTGGGCGTCTTCATAGCAGCTTGGGTACCTGCCGTCGCTTTTTATGCGACTGTCCCGTCGCATGATCCACAGTTTCTCAACATTCAGAACTGGATAAATGTTATATACTTTCTAAATGCGGCTCTGAACCCTTTTATTTATGGCGTTCGTAGCTCGCACTTTCGTAAGAGAGTTAAACTACTTATTAAGACTACGATGACCCGCTTCAGATTATAA